In a single window of the Pseudodesulfovibrio profundus genome:
- a CDS encoding F0F1 ATP synthase subunit gamma, producing MASLRDVQNQITGVKKTKQITKAMNMVASAKLRNAQERIERFRPYADKFYEMLGDLAAGADESVHPLLEVRDEVKTVAIMVTTSDRGLCGAFNINIINKAKKLAQEKAAEGKTVKMYCIGKKARDAFKKLDFEIVRADADSMSGKFDFTLAASVGNELISGYMNGELDEVHVVYGEFQSMAKQPPVALTVLPMAAQEEGESQGESGTGDYLYEPSVEGLLAELLPRFIKVQVYRGLLDTSASEHAARMAAMDNATKACDELTDSLTLLFNKTRQAAITGDLMDIVGGVEALKG from the coding sequence ATGGCTTCGTTAAGAGACGTCCAGAACCAGATTACTGGCGTCAAGAAAACCAAGCAGATCACCAAGGCCATGAATATGGTGGCCTCGGCAAAACTGCGCAACGCACAGGAGCGTATTGAACGCTTCCGTCCGTATGCGGACAAGTTTTATGAGATGCTGGGTGACTTGGCTGCCGGTGCTGACGAATCGGTACACCCGCTGCTGGAAGTCCGTGACGAAGTGAAAACCGTGGCAATCATGGTAACCACTTCCGACCGCGGACTCTGTGGCGCATTCAATATCAATATAATAAACAAGGCCAAAAAGCTCGCTCAAGAAAAGGCCGCCGAAGGCAAGACTGTCAAAATGTACTGCATCGGCAAGAAGGCCCGCGACGCCTTCAAGAAGTTGGATTTCGAAATCGTTCGTGCGGATGCAGATTCCATGAGCGGAAAATTCGACTTCACCCTGGCCGCCAGCGTAGGCAACGAGCTGATCTCCGGTTACATGAATGGAGAACTGGACGAAGTACACGTTGTGTACGGTGAGTTCCAGTCCATGGCCAAACAGCCGCCCGTAGCTCTGACTGTACTGCCCATGGCAGCTCAGGAAGAAGGCGAAAGCCAGGGCGAAAGCGGCACTGGTGATTACTTGTACGAACCGTCTGTCGAGGGACTGCTCGCTGAGCTCCTCCCCCGCTTCATCAAGGTCCAGGTCTACCGCGGCCTGCTCGATACTTCGGCATCCGAGCACGCAGCTCGTATGGCTGCCATGGATAACGCCACCAAGGCGTGTGATGAGTTGACGGACAGCTTGACCTTGCTCTTCAACAAGACGAGGCAGGCCGCCATTACTGGCGATCTTATGGACATTGTCGGCGGCGTTGAAGCGCTGAAAGGATAA
- the atpA gene encoding F0F1 ATP synthase subunit alpha has product MQIKAEEISKIIQDQIQNYESRVEMSETGTVLYVGDGIARVHGVENVMAMELLEFPGGLMGMVLNLEEDNVGVALLGPDTGVKEGDPVKRTGNIYSVPVGDGVMGRVVNPLGEPLDGLGPINTTETRPVEMKAPGIIARKSVHEPCYTGLKAVDAMTPVGRGQRELVIGDRQTGKTAVCVDAILAQKTTDVHCFYVAIGQKKASVALVADILRQHGAMEYTTIISATASEPAPLQFIAAYTGATMAEFYRDNGKHALICYDDLSKQATAYREMSLLLRRPPGREAFPGDVFYLHSRLLERSCKVNDELGAGSLTALPVIETQAGDVSAFIPTNVISITDGQIYLEPNLFLSGVRPAINVGLSVSRVGGSAQIKAMKQVAGTLRLDLAQYRELAAFASFGSDLDKATQAKLNRGARMVELLKQPQYRPLTVQEQVAVLYAGTRGFIDEVPVEEVVRFEAEFIEFMNNAKSSVLDSIAEKQKIDDAVEADLKAAIEEFLKGFSA; this is encoded by the coding sequence ATGCAGATCAAAGCAGAAGAAATCAGCAAAATCATTCAGGACCAGATTCAGAATTATGAGTCTCGTGTTGAAATGAGCGAGACCGGTACCGTCCTCTACGTTGGTGACGGTATTGCTCGTGTTCACGGCGTAGAGAACGTCATGGCCATGGAGCTGCTGGAATTCCCCGGTGGCCTGATGGGCATGGTGCTCAACCTGGAAGAAGACAACGTTGGTGTTGCTCTCCTGGGTCCGGACACCGGTGTTAAAGAAGGTGACCCGGTCAAGCGTACCGGTAACATTTACTCCGTTCCCGTTGGTGACGGTGTTATGGGTCGCGTTGTTAACCCGCTGGGTGAGCCCCTTGATGGTCTGGGACCGATCAACACAACCGAGACTCGTCCGGTTGAGATGAAGGCACCCGGCATCATCGCTCGTAAGTCCGTTCACGAGCCCTGCTACACCGGCCTCAAGGCTGTTGACGCCATGACTCCTGTTGGCCGCGGCCAGCGCGAACTCGTCATTGGTGACCGTCAGACCGGTAAGACCGCTGTCTGCGTCGACGCCATCCTCGCCCAGAAGACCACTGACGTACATTGCTTCTACGTCGCTATTGGTCAGAAAAAAGCATCCGTTGCTCTCGTTGCCGACATTCTCCGTCAGCACGGCGCCATGGAATACACCACCATCATTTCCGCGACCGCTTCCGAGCCCGCACCGCTGCAGTTCATCGCTGCCTACACCGGTGCGACCATGGCCGAGTTCTACCGCGACAACGGCAAGCACGCCCTGATCTGCTACGATGACCTTTCCAAGCAGGCCACCGCTTACCGCGAAATGTCCCTCCTGCTTCGTCGCCCTCCGGGACGTGAAGCATTCCCCGGTGACGTCTTCTACCTCCACTCCCGCCTCCTCGAGCGTTCCTGTAAGGTTAACGACGAACTGGGCGCCGGTTCCCTGACCGCTCTGCCGGTTATTGAAACCCAGGCTGGTGACGTTTCCGCGTTTATTCCGACAAACGTTATCTCCATCACCGATGGTCAGATCTACCTGGAACCCAACCTGTTCCTCTCCGGTGTTCGTCCGGCCATTAACGTCGGTCTCTCCGTCTCCCGAGTCGGTGGTTCCGCACAGATCAAGGCCATGAAGCAGGTTGCCGGTACACTGCGTCTCGACCTCGCTCAGTACCGCGAGCTCGCCGCATTCGCCTCCTTCGGTTCCGATCTCGATAAGGCTACTCAGGCCAAGCTGAACCGCGGTGCCCGCATGGTTGAGCTTCTGAAGCAGCCTCAGTACCGTCCGCTGACCGTCCAGGAGCAGGTTGCTGTTCTGTACGCCGGTACCCGCGGCTTTATTGATGAGGTCCCTGTAGAAGAGGTTGTCCGTTTCGAAGCTGAATTCATTGAGTTCATGAACAACGCCAAGTCTTCCGTGCTCGACTCCATCGCTGAGAAGCAGAAGATTGATGACGCTGTGGAAGCTGACCTGAAGGCAGCTATTGAAGAATTCTTGAAAGGCTTCAGCGCCTAA
- the atpH gene encoding ATP synthase F1 subunit delta, protein MTGNVVSRRYAKALFSIGAAKGEADQAKYGEQLVALSDSIMESAEAVGFFKNPSFSAEEKKAVLNQLTDKIAVDPMVKNFCDLLADKGRVEMIPAIASDYKAMMDAVSGVISGELITVSELSEERKSAIQANLEKQAGKKLELSFATDKDILGGIVLKVGDKVMDASLKAQLQILKENIKRGE, encoded by the coding sequence TTGACCGGTAACGTAGTTTCCCGCCGCTACGCCAAGGCTCTGTTCTCTATTGGCGCCGCCAAGGGCGAGGCAGATCAGGCGAAGTACGGCGAGCAGCTGGTTGCTCTGAGCGATTCCATTATGGAATCCGCAGAAGCCGTGGGGTTCTTCAAGAATCCCTCATTCTCTGCTGAAGAGAAGAAGGCTGTACTGAACCAGCTCACTGACAAGATTGCGGTAGATCCGATGGTTAAGAACTTCTGTGACCTGCTGGCCGACAAAGGCCGGGTCGAGATGATTCCTGCTATCGCTTCCGACTATAAGGCAATGATGGACGCCGTGTCCGGTGTCATCTCCGGCGAACTCATCACGGTGAGCGAGCTTTCCGAGGAAAGAAAATCTGCAATTCAGGCGAACCTTGAAAAACAGGCCGGCAAGAAGCTGGAACTGTCTTTCGCAACCGACAAGGACATCCTTGGCGGCATCGTCCTCAAAGTAGGGGATAAGGTTATGGACGCCAGCCTCAAGGCTCAGCTGCAGATTTTGAAAGAAAATATTAAAAGGGGTGAGTAG
- the atpF gene encoding F0F1 ATP synthase subunit B: MKRMYVFFAVLVSALAISSVAFAAAAEGHALFTSENVKDYGLRIVNFIIFAGLLYKFAGAKIRDFFVGRRDGIKQELDDLQTRQAEAEKKLKEVEAGIANMAQEKEAIIAEARQQGEAIKEGIIAKAHSDAEALKEQAKRTASNEAQAAIKTIRVEMAEMVVEAAEKIVAEKLSAEDHDKLVDDYLTKVVLN, from the coding sequence TTGAAACGGATGTATGTGTTTTTTGCGGTCCTGGTGTCCGCCCTGGCGATCTCGTCGGTTGCCTTTGCCGCCGCAGCGGAGGGTCATGCTCTCTTCACGTCTGAGAACGTGAAAGACTATGGTCTCCGCATTGTCAACTTCATCATCTTCGCTGGCCTGCTGTACAAGTTCGCCGGTGCAAAGATCAGAGACTTCTTCGTTGGTCGCCGTGACGGCATCAAGCAGGAACTTGACGACCTGCAGACCCGTCAGGCCGAGGCCGAGAAGAAGCTCAAGGAAGTTGAAGCTGGCATCGCCAACATGGCGCAGGAAAAAGAGGCAATCATTGCCGAAGCCAGACAGCAGGGCGAAGCGATCAAGGAAGGCATCATTGCCAAGGCTCACAGCGACGCCGAGGCTCTGAAGGAGCAGGCCAAGCGCACCGCTTCCAACGAAGCTCAGGCAGCTATCAAAACCATTCGTGTCGAAATGGCCGAAATGGTCGTTGAAGCCGCAGAGAAAATCGTTGCCGAGAAGCTGAGCGCGGAAGATCACGACAAGCTCGTGGATGACTATTTAACCAAGGTGGTGCTCAATTGA
- a CDS encoding ATP synthase F0 subunit B — translation MVLPDKTIFIQAVNFLVTIFVLNVLLIKPIREIIKKRKGLMADQLEKIEGFNSSAEGKVADYEVQLAAARKEANDIRTAMKDEGTAEEQKLMSAAGEEASSTIQAARAEIKSEVKGAMDQLTKDVDKFAEAATGKILGQA, via the coding sequence ATGGTATTACCTGACAAAACAATTTTTATCCAAGCAGTGAACTTTTTAGTCACGATCTTCGTGCTGAACGTGCTGCTGATCAAACCCATTCGCGAGATCATCAAGAAACGCAAGGGTTTGATGGCTGATCAGCTGGAGAAGATCGAAGGTTTCAACAGCAGCGCTGAAGGCAAAGTGGCCGATTATGAGGTCCAGCTTGCAGCCGCTCGCAAGGAAGCCAACGATATCCGCACCGCCATGAAAGACGAAGGCACTGCTGAAGAGCAGAAGCTGATGTCCGCCGCAGGTGAGGAAGCCTCCAGCACCATTCAGGCCGCTCGCGCTGAAATCAAGAGCGAGGTCAAAGGTGCCATGGATCAGCTGACCAAGGACGTTGACAAATTCGCCGAAGCCGCTACGGGCAAGATCCTGGGCCAGGCTTAG
- a CDS encoding bactofilin family protein: MARDEINAFLGAGTNYEGRLHFQGAVRIDGNFRGEVESDGTLVVGQEASVEGQVNVGQLVLSGKIQGEVAAKNKVVLHKTANLQGNIRTPVLVVEEGAVLEGQLDMGSLSSKSEGTSEADSS, from the coding sequence ATGGCGAGAGATGAAATCAACGCCTTTTTGGGTGCTGGTACTAACTATGAAGGAAGATTGCACTTTCAGGGTGCTGTTCGAATAGATGGCAACTTCCGGGGCGAAGTCGAGTCCGATGGCACATTGGTTGTCGGGCAGGAGGCTTCGGTGGAAGGCCAGGTAAATGTAGGCCAGCTCGTCCTATCCGGGAAGATTCAGGGCGAGGTGGCAGCCAAGAACAAGGTCGTTCTGCACAAAACGGCCAATCTCCAAGGCAACATCAGGACGCCAGTTCTGGTGGTGGAAGAGGGTGCTGTCCTTGAGGGACAGCTTGATATGGGCAGTCTGAGCTCCAAGTCCGAAGGGACCTCGGAAGCAGATTCCAGCTAA
- the rodA gene encoding rod shape-determining protein RodA: protein MPIDRRLFFYINWPLLISAIMLFALGALNLYSASGHRLEEGMSVAPFFNKQLIWGLMGVFGMILFMFFDYRHLKTLAWPVFWITVLLLVSVFFMGKTIYGAKRWLDLGFMNFQPSELAKIAILIVGARILSKEREPLDFLRLFYVLGVGLILAGLIIKQPDLGSGLSIIMILGGMILFRGVTPRVFKTALLVIPLLLPLSWFFLHDYQKQRIMTFLDPTTDPLGAGYHIIQSEIAIGSGGFWGKGFLEGTQSQLRFLPERHTDFAVAVLGEEWGFFGTMLLLSLFCFFLYQMVLIARDARGLFGSYLATGVFFYFFWQILINTGMVLGLMPVVGIPLPFISYGGSATLVNFCLVGLVLNVSMRRFLFKQR from the coding sequence ATGCCAATTGATAGAAGGCTCTTTTTTTACATCAACTGGCCTCTGCTTATCTCGGCCATCATGCTGTTTGCCCTCGGTGCACTCAACCTCTATTCCGCCAGCGGTCATCGGCTGGAAGAAGGCATGAGTGTCGCTCCCTTTTTCAACAAGCAGTTGATTTGGGGTTTGATGGGCGTGTTCGGCATGATTCTGTTCATGTTCTTTGATTACCGTCACCTCAAGACCTTGGCCTGGCCTGTCTTCTGGATCACGGTCCTTTTACTCGTTTCCGTTTTCTTCATGGGTAAAACCATCTATGGAGCCAAACGGTGGCTTGACCTGGGGTTCATGAACTTCCAGCCAAGTGAACTAGCCAAGATTGCCATACTGATCGTAGGAGCGCGCATCCTTTCCAAGGAGCGTGAGCCACTGGATTTCCTGCGCCTGTTCTATGTGCTCGGGGTGGGACTTATCCTTGCTGGGCTCATCATCAAGCAACCGGACCTTGGTTCCGGCCTCTCGATCATAATGATATTGGGCGGCATGATCCTTTTCCGCGGCGTGACGCCCAGGGTCTTTAAAACCGCACTCCTCGTGATCCCTCTTTTGCTGCCGCTGTCATGGTTTTTCCTGCATGACTATCAGAAGCAGCGAATCATGACGTTCCTTGATCCGACCACGGATCCACTGGGTGCTGGCTACCATATCATCCAGTCAGAGATAGCCATTGGCTCAGGCGGCTTCTGGGGCAAGGGATTCCTTGAGGGAACCCAGTCGCAGTTGCGCTTCCTGCCCGAACGTCACACCGACTTTGCCGTGGCGGTTCTGGGTGAAGAGTGGGGCTTTTTCGGGACTATGTTACTTTTGTCACTATTCTGTTTTTTCCTGTACCAAATGGTGCTCATAGCACGTGATGCGCGGGGGCTTTTCGGGAGCTATCTGGCGACAGGCGTGTTCTTTTATTTCTTCTGGCAAATCCTAATAAATACGGGTATGGTCCTCGGGCTTATGCCAGTAGTAGGAATTCCGCTGCCTTTCATCAGCTATGGAGGCAGTGCCACACTGGTAAACTTCTGTCTCGTAGGGCTTGTGCTAAATGTGTCAATGCGCCGATTCCTCTTCAAGCAGAGGTAG
- the mrdA gene encoding penicillin-binding protein 2: protein MSNLYSNADQTPPQSGLLLLQILILALFCLFSVRLWYLQIHRGEEYARKAKENQLRQEHIFSPRGLIRDRNGDLLAVNEPAYALGLVREDCPDIDQTLHQVARWTDLSFEELKETYNKKRRRVKPFEPLILVSDLSFHQLALIDANKLRWPGLEVQVRPRRQYRYGKLMAHVLGYVAEANEREMAKNPELALGDTVGKQGIEFVLEDRMRGVKGLSQFEVDVTGRRLQERILKHPRAGHEVSLSIDLGLQKVAMDWLEEQAGGVVVMDADTGQIWALATSPSYDSNDFSSGLTPEQWAELRDDPLHPMQNRVIQSVYPPGSVFKHVVAGAGLHYDMLDPSETVNCTGQMKLGRRVFRCWKKWGHGKVDLETALVQSCDVYFYRMGKKLTVDRMSEFAQASGFGKLTGIRLPHEKAGVMPTREWKQRRFNESWQGGDNLNMSIGQGYTLVTPLQVARFFAGVINGGKLLKPLLLKDEKTVVQGTIPLDQKQLDLLHDALVETVDSNRGTARRIRTPGVVVGGKTGTTQVVRLTDELKELDDDDIPYRFRDHAWMSAIAEKDGRRFSIAVLVEHGLHGSSGAGPVVKAVIDYLFLDKVRKNPESRKAKARQARELKVPEKKNAN from the coding sequence TTGTCTGTTTTCCGTCCGGCTGTGGTATCTGCAAATCCACCGGGGCGAGGAATACGCTCGTAAGGCCAAAGAAAACCAGCTTCGTCAGGAACATATTTTTTCACCGCGTGGCTTGATTCGCGATAGAAACGGCGACCTGTTGGCGGTCAATGAACCTGCCTATGCCCTTGGGCTGGTGCGGGAAGATTGCCCCGATATCGACCAGACCCTGCATCAGGTGGCTCGCTGGACCGATTTGTCCTTTGAGGAACTCAAGGAGACCTACAATAAAAAACGCCGACGGGTGAAGCCGTTCGAGCCGCTGATTCTGGTCTCTGATCTTTCCTTTCATCAGCTTGCGCTTATTGATGCCAATAAACTCCGCTGGCCCGGACTTGAGGTCCAGGTTCGACCCAGAAGACAATATCGCTATGGCAAGCTCATGGCGCATGTGCTCGGATATGTAGCTGAAGCCAACGAGCGCGAAATGGCAAAGAATCCCGAACTCGCTCTCGGTGATACCGTGGGCAAACAGGGAATTGAGTTTGTCCTTGAAGACCGCATGCGTGGCGTCAAGGGCCTAAGCCAGTTCGAGGTCGATGTCACTGGCCGTCGTTTGCAGGAACGCATTCTCAAACACCCTAGGGCCGGTCACGAGGTTTCTCTGTCCATCGATCTGGGGCTGCAGAAAGTGGCCATGGACTGGCTTGAAGAGCAGGCAGGCGGTGTCGTCGTCATGGACGCCGATACAGGGCAGATTTGGGCATTGGCCACCTCGCCGTCATATGATTCCAATGATTTTTCTTCCGGGCTGACGCCAGAACAGTGGGCCGAGCTCAGAGATGATCCGCTACACCCCATGCAGAACCGTGTCATTCAGTCCGTCTATCCTCCCGGATCCGTATTTAAGCACGTGGTGGCTGGGGCCGGATTGCACTACGATATGCTCGATCCCAGTGAAACAGTGAATTGTACCGGCCAGATGAAGCTGGGACGACGCGTTTTCCGTTGCTGGAAAAAATGGGGCCACGGCAAGGTCGATCTCGAAACGGCATTGGTTCAGTCCTGTGACGTATATTTCTATAGAATGGGAAAAAAGCTGACCGTTGACCGCATGTCCGAATTTGCACAAGCATCTGGTTTCGGCAAGCTGACAGGAATCCGTTTGCCACATGAGAAGGCCGGAGTCATGCCCACGCGTGAGTGGAAACAGCGCCGATTCAACGAAAGTTGGCAAGGAGGTGACAACCTGAATATGTCCATTGGGCAAGGGTATACGCTTGTTACCCCGTTGCAGGTTGCTCGATTCTTCGCTGGAGTCATCAACGGTGGAAAGTTGTTGAAACCGCTGCTGCTGAAAGATGAAAAGACCGTTGTTCAGGGAACCATACCGCTTGATCAGAAACAGCTGGATCTGCTCCATGACGCATTGGTGGAAACCGTGGACAGCAACCGTGGTACTGCGCGGCGTATTCGTACTCCCGGTGTCGTGGTTGGTGGCAAGACGGGAACGACTCAGGTTGTGCGTTTGACCGATGAACTCAAGGAGCTGGATGACGATGACATCCCCTACAGATTTCGTGATCACGCATGGATGTCAGCCATTGCTGAAAAAGATGGTCGTCGATTTTCCATTGCCGTGCTTGTGGAGCATGGTCTCCATGGCTCATCCGGTGCTGGGCCGGTTGTCAAAGCGGTCATAGATTACCTGTTCCTGGACAAGGTCCGTAAAAATCCTGAATCGCGCAAAGCCAAAGCTCGCCAGGCGCGAGAACTGAAAGTGCCGGAGAAAAAGAATGCCAATTGA